The following nucleotide sequence is from Nitratidesulfovibrio termitidis HI1.
CCATGTACGGCCTGCTGGCGAAACAGTACGGAGTGTACCGCGATGCCCGGCGTTATGCCTGGAAAAGCCGGGATAGGGGGAGTTTATCAAGCGTTGTCAGATCGTCGTCATCGTCTGACAGATTTCGACGGCATGGCGCTGGTGTCTTTTACGCCATTGGAGACTAATGGTGAGAGCCCGGCGTAAACGGCAAACGGTGGATGAATCCGGTAACTTTTTGACGGAAGAGTTTGTTTTGTGATATCGAAGTGGTATGGGAAGAGTGTTTCCGCGTCTGTAGGGATTAACCGAGGTTGCGAACACCCGCCTCGTCCGGACAAAAGAAGGGTCCCTCGGATAACCGGGGCCTTTCCTTTTTCGCGTGCCCTTATTTTACCATTGCAAGGGATCTGTCAGGGCGGGTGGGGTTATAGGGGAACAGGAACGCGCATCGGCCACGAAACCAGGAGGTACCCGCGATGGACTTTTCAGAATCCATAAAAGCCCTGTCGGACAGGGCACAAAAGGTGAAATGCAACCTTGCGACGGAAGAGGCGACCAAAACCAGTCTGGTCATGCCATTCATCCGTGCCTTGGGGTACGACGTGTTCAACCCTCTGGAAGTTGTACCTGAGTTCATTGCGGATATCGCAGGGAAGAAGGGAGAGAAGGTTGACTACGCCATCATGCATGATGGGAAGCCAATCATGCTCATCGAGTGCAAATGCTGTGGGGCAAACATGAATGACGCGAACAGGGACCAGCTGCACAGATATTTTCTTACGTTGGATTCGTATATAGGAATTCTTACTGACGGAATACGCTATAGATTTTTTTCCGCAGCTGACGATGGGAAGAACATGGACGCCACCCCGTTCATGGAGTTCGACCTTGAAAATCCAGACCCCACGCTGCTCCCCGAATTGCGCAAACTGTGCAAGGGGAAATTCGATCTTCAAAATACGCTCGATGCTGTAAGTCAGCTAAAATTCAACCGTCAGGTCAAGATGGTGCTGGCTCAAAACTTGGAGGACCCGGATGAGGAATTTGTTAAATTCTTCATTCGTACTGCGGGGAAAGTCGCATACAAGAACACAATTTTGCAACACGCCGCGTGGGTAAAGCGGGCGATGGAAGAGTTTATCGCGGAGCAGATTGACGCCAGGCTGAAGACTGCGCTTGCAGCGACACCTAAGAAAGAAGAACTGGCGCAGGATGTAGAATGTCCTAGCGATGTCCCCAGCGTGGTCACCACGGAAGAGGAGTGGCAGGCGTTTTATCTGGTCAAGTCAATCCTCATGGGGGTCGTGCCCCCGGAGAGTGTTTTCATCCGCGACGGCGTGAATTTTTGCAACATTCTGTTCGAAGACACACTACGGCAACCCCTCCTCCGACTTTTTTTCAATAACCCGGAAAAATTGGCGGTCGAACTGGTTGTCGGAATGACCGGCGAAAAAAAGGAATTTTCCAAGCACCAGATAACAGGCATAGACGACATCCTGCAATACTCCGATGCTATTCGGGAGACGGTGCGGATGTACTTGGCGAAGAAGGGACAGAAAGAAAGGTAGCCCCCTTGGCAGTGTTCCCCGCACCTGCGGGGATGCATCGGCCACGGATGCGCAGATCGCACGCATCCGGAAGCGTTACCCGTCACCCCCGCCGCAGGTATCGCACGAGACGTTGGCCAGCAGCCCCCGGTCGAAATGGGGATGGCGGGGCGCAGGGTACGAGGCCGGGCGGCTGTCCATGGCGCGCAGCCGGGCAAGGTAGTCGACGGGCAGGCCACGCTCTTCCGCGCCGTGCGCGATGAAGCCGAGGTATTCACGGCTGGGGGGCACGGGGGTGCCCTGCACGTCCTTCTTGTACAGCAGCACGTGGTGGACGCCGCCTTCGGCGTCGGTCACCGTGGCCGGATAGTGGAAGTAGCTGCCCGCGCCGTCCAGCCGTGCGTCCTGCCAGGCATCCAACCGTCCCAGGTCGGTGAAGGTCAGTTCCAGCACCACTCCCCACACCTTTTCGCCGGGCGCGGCGGCTACCGTTTCCAGTCCGCCGTCCCAGATGCGGGTGTGCCCGTGGAAGGACAGCCGATGGTCGCTCAGCCGGGCCACGGCCACCACGCGGGGCAGTGTGGAGCAGCGGGTGCGCAGCTGCGCCGGGTTCATGTTGGAACCGTAGGCGAACAGGTAGGCCCGGTCCGGCCTGCCGTAGCTCATGACCGCTTGTGTCGCCTGACGCATCCGGTCCGCCTGTCCTGCCTGTTTTGTCCGTTCCGTTCGGGCCGGGTCCGATGTGATCTGTCGTACGTCTGGCGCGACGTCTGGCGCGCCGCCTGAAAACTTCATGGTGCCACTCATGGGGCCTCCCGTGGGTTGCCGATGAAGAAAACGGCGGAACCGCCGCGCCCCCGCTGGGTGGTCGGGTGCGGCGGCGGTTCCGTGGGCGTGCCGTGCGGGCGGCATCACCACATGTTGAGCACCCATTCCTTGTTTTTCTTGTATTCCATGTCCGAGAACAGGGTGTTGGCCATCTGCTCGGCCAGCCAGGTGGCCCCGGCGTAACCCACCACGGGGTGGCGGTGCATGCCCGCCCGGTCATAGGTGGGAAAGCCCACGCGGAACATGGGGATGTTGTAGTCGATGGAGATGAAGCGGCCCTTGGAGTGGCCCAGGATCAGGTCCAGTTCCAGCCCCTTGTTCTTGATGCGGTCTTCCAGTTCCCAGAAGTCCGCGTTGGTCACGATCTCCATGTCGTGATCCACGTTCTCCTGCAGGGCCTTGACGCGCGGGTCGGTCTTGTAGTTGGGGTTGTCGTCGCCCAGAAGCAGCAGGGTGGGCTTCATTTCCAGGTCCAGACAGAACTCCGCCAGGCCGATGACCAGGTCCGGGTTGCCGTAGATGGCCACGCGCTTGTCCGCAAAGAACATGTGCGTCAGGTCGGTGATGGCGTCCAGCGCGATGCCGCGTTCGCGCACCAGCGATTCCGGAATGGGCTTGCCGGTCAGCGTCTGCAGGTTCTTCAGGAAGGTATCCGTGTTGCGGATGCCGATGGGCGTTGGCCCGATGATGGTCGGGATGTCGAATTCCTGTTGCAGGTACTTGGCCGCCCTGCCGCCCTCGTACGGGTTGAGGGCGATGGTGCCCATGGCGTTGGCCGTGCCGCGCAGGTCGTCCATGGTGGTGGTGCCGTGGGCCACGTGGTTGCCGTGAGGCATCAGCGGCGCGTCGAAGCTTTCGATTTCGAACAGCACGGTGGCGTCGATGCCCATGGCCGAAACCAGGTGCTTCAGCTCGGTCACGTCGCCGGGGTTCACCCAGCCGGTGAGCAGGTTCAGCTTGCCGTTGGGTTCGGTTTTGGTGGCAAAGTGGCTGACGAAGTCCTTTACCGCCACGTCGTACCCGCTGACCATGCTGCCCACGAAGCTGGGGGTGTGGATGGGGATCAGGTGCACCTCGCGGTCGGGGTACTTTTCCTTCAGCAGCCCGGCGTTCAGCTTGGTGACCACGCCGTCGATGTCGTCGCCGATGACTTCGGTGGAGCAGGTGGAGATGATGGGCACCACCTTCACGTCGGGGTAGCGCATCAGCAGCACGTCCACGGCCTGCTCGACGCGGCCGCAGGCCCCGAACACCGCGCCGTCCTCGTGCACCGAGGAGGAAGCGATTTCGAAACTCTCCTTGAAGTGCTGCGAGAAGATCAGGCGCACGAACATCACGCAGCCCTGGCCGCCATGCACGATGCCGATGCATTCCTTGATGCCGATACTGGCGAACTGCGCCCCCGCCGGCTGGCAGGTGAAGATGGGGTTGATGCACCCCGGCCGTTCTTTTTCCTTTATTTCACAGGCCATGGCGGTCTTCCTCTTGGGACTGGGTAGTGGGGGTTGCGCCCCGTGGCGGGCGGCGCTGGCGCCGCCGGAGTACTTTTAGCTGGTCTTTCAGGGCTGGATTTTGAATGAGGATTTTCGTTCGTTGGCAAGGAAAACGAGCCTGCCATGAGGGAGTGCGGCAGCCGTTAGGCGAGGTTGCGAGCCTTACGGATGGCGACCACAACGCATACTCTTTGCGTATTCGACCGAGCCTCAGCCGTTGGCGAGTCTTCGAGCCTTACGGATGAGGACAGCAAGGCCATGGCAGGCGAAGTTTGACGACGCCAACGGGCGAAAAGACCGTTCAGAATCCAGTCCTAGTACTTCTGGTCGGTCAGTTCGAGATTGAGCGACCCCGTAACGGTCAGGTACTCGATGCGTTCGTGCAGCCCCTGCATGAGCACGGCAATCTCGTCCTTGCTCATATCCGCCAGCCACGCGTAGCGGGCGCGGAAGGCGTCTGCCAGGCACACGGCGTCCACCCAGTAGCAGCGGGCATCCGGGGTGGAGATGTCCACCGGCTCGTCGCACAGAAGCTGCCTGGTCCTGGTCAGGATGCCCTCGTTCTGGCGGGTTCTGTCCCAGGCACGGGAGTGGAACTGCCACAGGCATTTCTTCATGATGTAATCGACAAGCTGCTCGATGCGGTCCTTCATCACGTCATCCTTCATTGCGTCGCCCATGTGGTGGTCTCCGTGTCGCACCGCGTCACACCGCGACGGCTTGCGGCTCGAAGGTGGGGTAGGTCTTGCCCCGCAGGTCCACGAGGCTGTCGTACTTGCCGGAGTAAGGCCGCAGGTTCGGGTCGTTGCGCACCTCGTCGGGCAGGTTGGCGTCCGAGAGCATGCGCCGGGTGACGAAGCCCTTGTCGGTGGGAATTTCGTCCTTGCTGATGTCCAGCTTGGACAGCTCGTGAATGGGCGAGTAGATGGCGTTGTAGATGTCGCGCGCAAAACGCACCCAGCCTTCAAAGCCCTTCCACGGGCCGTTGTGGTAGGCGTGGGCGTTCAGGTAGGGCACGCGCACCTTCTTGGCCACCTCGCCGGGACGCTTGCCGGTAAAGATGATGTCCGGCTGCAACATGTCCATGGCTTCCAGCCCTTCCAGTTCGTTGGGGTCGTCGATGGCGAGAGCCCCTTCCTCGCAGCGGGCGATGCCCTTTTCCATGTCCCCCTGGTGGCCGAACTTGGTGTACACCGACACCACGTCCACGCCCATTTCGTCGTGGATGACATGCGCCCAGTGCCACAGCTTGGAGCCGCCGGGCCACAGGCACACCTTCTTGCCGGTAAGGCGGGCCCGGTACCATTCCAGTTCCGGCTTCCAGCGGGCGGTTTCTTCCTCGATGATGGTCTGGGCGCGGTCTTCTATGCCGAAGAACAGTCCGATCTTGCGCAGCGAGTTGCCCAGCGGCTCGAAGCCGAAGCCGTCGATGTCCAGGCGCGGCGTGCCGTAGCGCTGGCGCAGTTCGTTGCAGATGTATTCCGCAGAACGGGCGCATTCCAGCACGTTCAGGTGGGCCAGGTGCATGCCGCGCAGGCCGTCGTACGACCCGTTGCCGGTGAAGGTGGACAGCACCTGGATGCCCATGCGCTTGAAGTAGTCCTGCATGACCTCCTGGTCGCCCTGGATGTTGTATTCACCCACGTAGTTGATCACGTAGTCGCTGGTGATCTCCGGCTCGAAGGTGCCCACCTTCTGGTTGATCCAGGCGATGTTGATCTTGTGGTGCCCGCCCGACTGGCTGGGGCCGCCAAAGCCCGGCGAGTTGCACACGAAGATGTCCACGTCGGGCATTTCGTCCATCACTTCCTGCGCGATGGCGTTGATGTCGTCGCCGATGAGGGCGGACGCGCAGGTCTGGTAGATGGTCATGTGCTTGATGTGCGGCACGGCCTTGAAGCTGTCGATGATGGTCTGCTTCAGCAGCTTTTCCGCCCCGAACACGATGTGCTTTTCCTTCATGTCTGTGGCGAAGGTGTACTTGAGCTGGAAGTTGTCGTTGTCGCTGATGTAGCGCTTGGTCTGCCACGTGTCGTAGGTGCAGCCCACGGGGCCGTGGCTGAGGTGGATGACGTCCTTCATGGGCGTGCCGATGACGTGCTTTGCGCCGCAGTAGGCGCAGCCGCGCTCGGATATGGTGCCCGGAATGGTGTTCAGGTAGCCGAGGGGCAGCGCATCGGCCAGCGTTTCGCCGGGGCTCTTGATGACGGCGTGCTTTTCGCGCTCGGGTATGCATTCGCTGCATTTGAAAAGATGGTACGGCATGTCTCGTTCCTCTCCGGGGATGGGCAATCGTTACGCGCGATGGGCGTTGCGGGGTGCGGTGGGCGCTACGGACGCGCTACAGGATGGCGCTTTCGCCGTGTTCGTCGGTACGTACGCGCATGGCGTCTTCCACGGGACAGATGAAGATCCTGCCGTCGCCGATCTGCTCGGTGCGGTTCACCGTCACTATGGCGTCGATGACGGCGTCCACGCTGGCACCGGGCACCACCAGCGAAATCATGCGCTTGGGGATGTACTTCATCTTGCGGAACTTGCCCTGCTCCAGCACCCTGGGGTTGATTTCCGTGCCGATCTCGCCAGCCAGGCCCTGCTGCTTGCCCCGGCCCAGCACGGGCACGGCGGTCAGGCAGGGGAAGCCCAGCTTGTCCAGCGCTTCCTTGGTGGCGCCCATCTTCTTGGGGCGGATGATGGCGATGATCTCCTTCATGGCGCCACCTACAGGCCCTTCACGCCGGTGCGCACGGTCAGCGCGTCCTCGACGGCGAGACGAACACCTTGCCGTCGCCGAAATTGCCCGTGTACGCCTTGCATTTGATGAGCGTGAGGATTTCCTCGACGCTGGCTTCCTCCACCACCATGACCAGCATGGTGCGGGGCAGTTCGTCGTAGTGCACGCTGCCCACGGTGATGCCCTTCTGCTTGCCGCGCCCGAAGGCGTGGATCATGGTCATGGAGGCGAAACCCGCCTCGGCGAGGCCGTCGGCCACGGTGTCCGCGGCTTCTGGCCGCACGATCGCCTTGATCATCTTGAGAGCCATGGAATCGCTCCTTGCGGTCTGTGTGGGGCGGGTTGCGCCGGTATGGATTGGTGTGGCGGCTGTCCCTGAGGGCCATTTCCAAGTGGACGCGGCCCCGGGGGGTGTTTCTAAATTAGGATTTTCGTTCGTTGGCAAGGAAAACGAGCCTGTCGTGAGGGAGTATACTCTTGTCGTATTTGACCGAGCCTTAGCCGTTAGGTGAGCTTGCGAACCTTACGGATAAGGACAGCAGAGCTATGGCAGGCGAAGTTTGACGTAGCCAACGGGCGAAAGGACTATTTGGAAACAGCCCCTAGTCGGCGATGCCGTACTTGATGACCATCGCTTCCAGCTCGTCCATGGTGAGGGGCTTGGGGATGACGAAGTTGGTGTTCTCGATGATCTTCTGACCGAGTATGCTGTATTCCAGGGCCTGGTTTTCGGCGTCGTCGTACTCCGTCACGGTCTTCTTGTTGAATTCCGCCTTCTGCACGATGTTGTCGCGCGGCACGAAGTGGATCATCTGGGTGCCGATGGCGGCGGTGAATTCTTCCAGAAACTCGCGTTCGCGGTCCACCTTGCGGCTGTTGCAGATGACGCCGCCAAGGCGCACGCCGCTCTGCTTGGCATACTTCAGCAGGCCCTTGCAGATGTTGTTGGCGGCGTAGATGGCCATCATTTCGCCGGACGCCACGATGTAGACTTCCTGCGCCTTGCCGTCGCGGATGGGCATGGCGAAGCCGCCGCACACCACGTCGCCCAGAACGTCGAAGAACACGTAGTCCAGGTCTTCGGTATACGCGCCAAGGCTTTCCATGAGGTCGATGGCGGTGATGACGCCGCGCCCCGCACAGCCCACGCCCGGTTCCGGACCGCCGGATTCCACGCAGCGGATGTTCTTGAAGCCGCTCTTCACCACCTTGTCGATGGTCACCTTTTCAGCGCCCTGCTCGCGCAGCACGTCCATCAGGGTTTCCTGCGGCTTGCCGCCCAGGATGAGCCGGGTGGAGTCGGCCTTGGGGTCGCAACCGTGGATGAAGATCTTCTGGTTGTGGAAGTGCGCCATGGCGGCGGCGGTGTTCTGCGTGGTGGTGGACTTGCCGATGCCGCCCTTGCCGTAGATAGCGATCTTTCTGGTCATGGTGGGCCTCCGTTTCGGGGATGCGCTGCGGTTGCGATGCGTGGGGATTGCGCATCGGATATGCCGCCCATATTGCATGGGGTGTGCCATGCATGCGGAGTGCGCCAGGATCGGAGGATGGGTATGGCCGTAGGGGTAGATAAATGCGGAAGGGAAGGCGGATATGGTGCGGTGTGGTACGTTATGCAGGGGCGTGGTGATGCGAAAGTACGTTGGCGTACGAAGTGTGGTTGAGCGGGGTGGAGTGGCGATGTGCGGAGGAGTGTACGCTGTGGTGCATTTTGGGGTGGCGGGTGTTCGCGAAGGTGCGGATGGAGAAGGGGCGGTTGTACAAGGCGGGCGGTTTGGTGATGATTGGAGATGCCAAGTCCAGGGAGCCTGGTGAGGGGAAGGCGAGAATCCGCGCTATAGCATGATGCTCGCGTGGTCCGCATTTGGTCCGTTTAATGCGGCCCAAATGGCTATTTCGGGGGGCTTCGCCCGGTACGCAGAAAAGGCCGGACAAGGGTAATCCCTTGTCCGGCCTTGACATCTGGAGCCAGCATGGAGACTTGAACTCCAGACCTGCTGATTACGAATCAGCTGCTCTACCAACTGAGCTATGCTGGCTTGCGGGCTGCTGGCGGATGGCTCCGCCGGAAGCGAGAAGTGCTTGATATGGAAGTTGGCAGGTGAAGTCAAGCGGGTTGTGGGGCGGCGGAGGGTGGTGCATGCCGGCAGGGGCGAGGGTGGGCGGGTGCCGCATGCTTCTGCCTGATGTTTTCATGCAGTTCGTCCAGCCCTCATCATGCTATTGTTCCATCCAGCTGTCTTTGGTTGTTGGACAATTTTCTAGACAATATTTTTATGCGGATTTCTTGACAAAATGCTTCCAGTCGCGCAACTGTGCAACAACAAGAACTGGAGCACCTCCTCATGATCCGCGAACTGCTGACCCTCCGCGAAATCGCCCGCCGCCTCGATGTGCCCCCCTCCAGTATCGCCTATTACAAGGACAGGTTCGCGCGCTTCCTGCCCGCCGGAGAAGGGCGGGGCAGGCGGCTGCGCTATCCCGTGCATGTGCTGGACATCTTCAGGGAGATCAGGAGCATGTACACGCGCAACGTGGCGGCGGAGCAGATCGAGGAACGACTGGAAGAACTGGTGGCCGCGCTGTCCGCTCCAGCGGGGCAGCATGGCCAGGCGGGCGAATCGCCCCGCGCCGGTCAGCCGGTGGGGCAATCGGGCGGGCAGCCGGGTGCCAGATCGGGTGCGCGAGCATCCGGCACCGGGGCAGAGCCGCATCGGTGGGAACGCTTCCATGCCTCCGACGGCATGGCGGGCCCAGGGCACTCACCGGAATATTCAGCGGATGCCGCACCGCACGCAGCTAGTCCAGAGCCTGCGGACCCCGCCGTGGAAGGGCTGCCCGGCATGCTCGACCGCATGGCCACGCTGCTTCAGGTGCAGGGGCACATGCTGGCGGAGCTTTCCAGTCTGCGCCGTCAGGTGGAGGAACTGCGCGCCGACCGCGACGCCCTGCTTTCCGCCTTTGACGAGCGTGCCGCCCGGCTGGACGAGGCGCTGGACCTGCTGCGCCGTGAACGCGCAGAAGCGGTCACCCGCCTCGTGGACGATTACTACTCGGTAGTGTCGGGACCAGCGGATACCGGTGATGCCGCGGCCAAAGCGGACGCAGGCGCAACCGGTGGGCCGGAACACGGGGCTGCCGATGGCGCCGGGGCCAGCCGGAATACCACGGATCAGGACGCATCCGGTGCTGACGCGCGGGAGGGCAAGACCTCGTCCTCGGGGGCTTCCGAGTCCGCATCGCAGGCAACGTCCGAGCAGGCCAGGTCCGGCAAGGAATCCGCCACCACGCCGCCCGCAACCCTGTTCGACAGGCCGCTGGTCATCCGGCGCAACGGCGAATATCTGGGGGTGTCAGGCCGTGACAAGGCGTTCACCCTGCGTGAACTGCTGGCGCTGGTGGACCGCCACGCCGCCCGGCGGCATCGCGTCACCCTGGGCTGGAGCCGATCCGGCGCATCCTGGGTGCTGCGCCTGACCACCGACGAACCCGCCAGCGGCAGGCAGGGCGGCAGCCGCACCCATGAACTGACCCTGCAGCCGGTCACCACGCCCAGCGGCAACCACGTCACCCGGCTTTCGCGTCTTGCCATCAACGGGGACACGGTGCCGGACCGTTTTCTTCTGGAATTGTTCCGGAATATCAAGGAAAGCTACGAATCGCGGTAGCAGACGGCGGTTGGCGTCGTCCCCCGCCTGGCGCCTCTGAGTCCCGGCCTCCGGGCTTCCCCCAGGCATCGCCGGGTGTCCCCGAACATCCCCGGCGTCGCGCGGCTCCCGCCAGCCTCATGCGCCGCTGGTCATGCCACGGCCAGTTCCATGTTCCCCCAAATGCCCACGCGTCCGCTGCACTGGGCGTACACGCCCTCTATGCCCAGATGGGCCATGGCGGCGGCGCGTTCGGTCACGCGGGCCACGTCGTCCGCCCCCCGCAGCATGTTGCCGAACAGGGTGGCCGCCGCGTCGGCCAGGCTGGCATCGCGCGCCCGCACCGCCGCTATGTCGCCAACGCCAAGGCTCAGCGAATGGCCGATGGTGGCCGACGACGAGCATAGCGAGACGGGGCAGTCCGCCGCCTTCACCACCACACCGATCATCTCGCCGCTGGCCGGGTCGGGCAGCAGGCCCACCACCCGGTCGCGCTGCGAACAGATGTAGATGTCGCCGCCGTTCTCCACGATGATGTCCGGCGACACCGGGGCAAAGCGTTCCGCCACCATCTGGGCCACGGTGCCCGCCACGGCGGCAAAGGGGCCCACCCCGGCCAGGTCGGCCCCGTGCGCCATGCGCCGGGCAACCTCCGGGGCGCTGGCGGGAGTGGGCACGGGCGCCAGACTGGTGCGAAAGTCCGGCGCAAGCAGCATCCACGCCTTTAGCTGGCCGCGCAGTTCGGTGACATAGGCGGCGATGGCGTCCGGCAGATCGGGCAGGTCCGGCAGATCGGGCAGGTCTGGCAGGTCCGGCTGTACGGGCAGGCCGGGCAGGCCTGACAAGCTCGACAAGCTCGACCGGGCGGTCACCCACAGGTCGGTTTCTTCCACCACCACCTGAAAGACCACCTCGTCCGGGTGACGGGCGGTACGCTTGCGATAGCCGCGCACATGGTCGGTGTGCACGTTGAGGGCATCCGGCGTGGTGGGTGCGGAGTGACTGCGCGCGTTGTTGCGGGGGGTGTTGCGTCTGGTGTTCATGGGGCGGTTTCACCACAGGGGCGGGCGGGCGTCAATTGCCGTCGGCTTGTCCCGCCTGTCTTCCCACGGTCTCTCCTGCCGCCATCCCTGGCGTCATCCCTGGTGTGGTTCACGCCGTCGCCCGGCATTCATCCTGCCTACCGCCGTGTTCTCCGGCCCCACGCAGGGCCGCATTCTTTACAAGCGGCGGGCTTTGAGGCTAGGAAACCCTTTTCCGCATCACGTTTCGCAGTGCCGCAACACAAGGATGGAGCCATGCCCAGACATTTCAAGCGAATCAGGGACCTCGGCTACGAGGGGGCCTGGAAGCTGCTGCAACGCGCCAAGGAAATGAAGGACACCGCCCATCGGGGCAAGATCATGGAAGGCAAGACTGCCATCCTCATCTTCGAAAAGGCGTCCACCCGCACGCGCGTGTCCTTCGAGATGGCGGTGCGCCACCTTGGCGGCTCCACCATCTTCATGACCCCGGCGGAAAGTCAGCTGGGCCGCTCCGAACCCCTGCGCGACACCGCCCGCGTGCTTTCGCGCTACGCCGACTGCATGGTGGTGCGCACCTTCGGGCAGTCGAAGATAGACGAACTGGCCGAATACGGTTCCATCCCCGTGGTCAACGCCCTGACCGACGAAGGGCACCCCTGCCAGGTCATGGGCGACGTGCTGACCATGTTCGAGCGCACCCCCGACCTGTCCACGGTGCGCGTGGCCTGGGTGGGC
It contains:
- the nifH gene encoding nitrogenase iron protein, which codes for MTRKIAIYGKGGIGKSTTTQNTAAAMAHFHNQKIFIHGCDPKADSTRLILGGKPQETLMDVLREQGAEKVTIDKVVKSGFKNIRCVESGGPEPGVGCAGRGVITAIDLMESLGAYTEDLDYVFFDVLGDVVCGGFAMPIRDGKAQEVYIVASGEMMAIYAANNICKGLLKYAKQSGVRLGGVICNSRKVDREREFLEEFTAAIGTQMIHFVPRDNIVQKAEFNKKTVTEYDDAENQALEYSILGQKIIENTNFVIPKPLTMDELEAMVIKYGIAD
- the anfK gene encoding Fe-only nitrogenase subunit beta, giving the protein MACEIKEKERPGCINPIFTCQPAGAQFASIGIKECIGIVHGGQGCVMFVRLIFSQHFKESFEIASSSVHEDGAVFGACGRVEQAVDVLLMRYPDVKVVPIISTCSTEVIGDDIDGVVTKLNAGLLKEKYPDREVHLIPIHTPSFVGSMVSGYDVAVKDFVSHFATKTEPNGKLNLLTGWVNPGDVTELKHLVSAMGIDATVLFEIESFDAPLMPHGNHVAHGTTTMDDLRGTANAMGTIALNPYEGGRAAKYLQQEFDIPTIIGPTPIGIRNTDTFLKNLQTLTGKPIPESLVRERGIALDAITDLTHMFFADKRVAIYGNPDLVIGLAEFCLDLEMKPTLLLLGDDNPNYKTDPRVKALQENVDHDMEIVTNADFWELEDRIKNKGLELDLILGHSKGRFISIDYNIPMFRVGFPTYDRAGMHRHPVVGYAGATWLAEQMANTLFSDMEYKKNKEWVLNMW
- a CDS encoding MerR family transcriptional regulator, which gives rise to MIRELLTLREIARRLDVPPSSIAYYKDRFARFLPAGEGRGRRLRYPVHVLDIFREIRSMYTRNVAAEQIEERLEELVAALSAPAGQHGQAGESPRAGQPVGQSGGQPGARSGARASGTGAEPHRWERFHASDGMAGPGHSPEYSADAAPHAASPEPADPAVEGLPGMLDRMATLLQVQGHMLAELSSLRRQVEELRADRDALLSAFDERAARLDEALDLLRRERAEAVTRLVDDYYSVVSGPADTGDAAAKADAGATGGPEHGAADGAGASRNTTDQDASGADAREGKTSSSGASESASQATSEQARSGKESATTPPATLFDRPLVIRRNGEYLGVSGRDKAFTLRELLALVDRHAARRHRVTLGWSRSGASWVLRLTTDEPASGRQGGSRTHELTLQPVTTPSGNHVTRLSRLAINGDTVPDRFLLELFRNIKESYESR
- a CDS encoding P-II family nitrogen regulator, which codes for MKEIIAIIRPKKMGATKEALDKLGFPCLTAVPVLGRGKQQGLAGEIGTEINPRVLEQGKFRKMKYIPKRMISLVVPGASVDAVIDAIVTVNRTEQIGDGRIFICPVEDAMRVRTDEHGESAIL
- the anfG gene encoding Fe-only nitrogenase subunit delta, whose translation is MGDAMKDDVMKDRIEQLVDYIMKKCLWQFHSRAWDRTRQNEGILTRTRQLLCDEPVDISTPDARCYWVDAVCLADAFRARYAWLADMSKDEIAVLMQGLHERIEYLTVTGSLNLELTDQKY
- the argF gene encoding ornithine carbamoyltransferase; the protein is MPRHFKRIRDLGYEGAWKLLQRAKEMKDTAHRGKIMEGKTAILIFEKASTRTRVSFEMAVRHLGGSTIFMTPAESQLGRSEPLRDTARVLSRYADCMVVRTFGQSKIDELAEYGSIPVVNALTDEGHPCQVMGDVLTMFERTPDLSTVRVAWVGDGNNMANSWIEAAIYFPFELFMAFPEGYEPDRELLGYALNAGAKIFLTHDPRMAVEGAHYVNTDVWASMGQEEEQKKREAAFKGYCIDTDMMALAAPDAKFMHCLPAHRGEEVTDEVMESPASIIFDQAENRLHIQKAILEWALSE
- a CDS encoding P-II family nitrogen regulator, with amino-acid sequence MALKMIKAIVRPEAADTVADGLAEAGFASMTMIHAFGRGKQKGITVGSVHYDELPRTMLVMVVEEASVEEILTLIKCKAYTGNFGDGKVFVSPSRTR
- a CDS encoding type I restriction endonuclease, encoding MDFSESIKALSDRAQKVKCNLATEEATKTSLVMPFIRALGYDVFNPLEVVPEFIADIAGKKGEKVDYAIMHDGKPIMLIECKCCGANMNDANRDQLHRYFLTLDSYIGILTDGIRYRFFSAADDGKNMDATPFMEFDLENPDPTLLPELRKLCKGKFDLQNTLDAVSQLKFNRQVKMVLAQNLEDPDEEFVKFFIRTAGKVAYKNTILQHAAWVKRAMEEFIAEQIDARLKTALAATPKKEELAQDVECPSDVPSVVTTEEEWQAFYLVKSILMGVVPPESVFIRDGVNFCNILFEDTLRQPLLRLFFNNPEKLAVELVVGMTGEKKEFSKHQITGIDDILQYSDAIRETVRMYLAKKGQKER
- the anfD gene encoding nitrogenase iron-iron protein, alpha chain, with amino-acid sequence MPYHLFKCSECIPEREKHAVIKSPGETLADALPLGYLNTIPGTISERGCAYCGAKHVIGTPMKDVIHLSHGPVGCTYDTWQTKRYISDNDNFQLKYTFATDMKEKHIVFGAEKLLKQTIIDSFKAVPHIKHMTIYQTCASALIGDDINAIAQEVMDEMPDVDIFVCNSPGFGGPSQSGGHHKINIAWINQKVGTFEPEITSDYVINYVGEYNIQGDQEVMQDYFKRMGIQVLSTFTGNGSYDGLRGMHLAHLNVLECARSAEYICNELRQRYGTPRLDIDGFGFEPLGNSLRKIGLFFGIEDRAQTIIEEETARWKPELEWYRARLTGKKVCLWPGGSKLWHWAHVIHDEMGVDVVSVYTKFGHQGDMEKGIARCEEGALAIDDPNELEGLEAMDMLQPDIIFTGKRPGEVAKKVRVPYLNAHAYHNGPWKGFEGWVRFARDIYNAIYSPIHELSKLDISKDEIPTDKGFVTRRMLSDANLPDEVRNDPNLRPYSGKYDSLVDLRGKTYPTFEPQAVAV
- a CDS encoding UPF0280 family protein, translated to MNTRRNTPRNNARSHSAPTTPDALNVHTDHVRGYRKRTARHPDEVVFQVVVEETDLWVTARSSLSSLSGLPGLPVQPDLPDLPDLPDLPDLPDAIAAYVTELRGQLKAWMLLAPDFRTSLAPVPTPASAPEVARRMAHGADLAGVGPFAAVAGTVAQMVAERFAPVSPDIIVENGGDIYICSQRDRVVGLLPDPASGEMIGVVVKAADCPVSLCSSSATIGHSLSLGVGDIAAVRARDASLADAAATLFGNMLRGADDVARVTERAAAMAHLGIEGVYAQCSGRVGIWGNMELAVA
- a CDS encoding gamma-glutamylcyclotransferase family protein; the encoded protein is MSYGRPDRAYLFAYGSNMNPAQLRTRCSTLPRVVAVARLSDHRLSFHGHTRIWDGGLETVAAAPGEKVWGVVLELTFTDLGRLDAWQDARLDGAGSYFHYPATVTDAEGGVHHVLLYKKDVQGTPVPPSREYLGFIAHGAEERGLPVDYLARLRAMDSRPASYPAPRHPHFDRGLLANVSCDTCGGGDG